A region from the Microbispora sp. ZYX-F-249 genome encodes:
- a CDS encoding amidohydrolase family protein, protein MVRDMVFDAHRHIGVLPAHPFYGGPAVNPDVTARATVKQLIADLDAEGTERALVLPNYGVPDPAVAFALNDLVLEAAQADDRIRAGLWVSPLPRDEERTARALGLAGERGVRALKLSFLLGGRPADPACRPGLDRIFAAAERHGLVVHVHTSPGAASDVDEVGHLVEWYADRVPVHLVHFGGGMSGHIKLAGSRFFDWIAAGKRVYTDLSWAIGFAPYWLAREIERRGLGHDRVLFASDQPWGDFAGEHARMHAAAGDGELGALVFHDTFASLYD, encoded by the coding sequence ATGGTCCGCGACATGGTCTTCGACGCGCACCGCCACATCGGCGTGCTGCCCGCGCATCCCTTCTACGGCGGCCCCGCGGTGAACCCCGACGTCACCGCGCGGGCCACGGTCAAGCAACTGATCGCCGACCTCGACGCGGAGGGCACCGAGCGTGCGCTGGTGCTGCCCAACTACGGCGTGCCCGACCCGGCGGTCGCCTTCGCCCTCAACGATCTCGTGCTGGAGGCCGCGCAGGCCGACGACCGGATCCGCGCCGGGCTGTGGGTCTCGCCGCTGCCCCGCGACGAGGAACGCACCGCCCGCGCCCTCGGCCTGGCGGGCGAGCGGGGCGTGCGGGCGCTGAAGCTGAGCTTCCTGCTCGGCGGGCGCCCCGCCGACCCCGCCTGCCGTCCGGGGCTCGACCGGATCTTCGCGGCGGCCGAACGCCACGGCCTGGTCGTCCACGTCCACACCTCCCCCGGCGCCGCCTCGGACGTCGACGAGGTCGGGCACCTGGTCGAGTGGTACGCCGACCGCGTGCCGGTGCACCTCGTGCACTTCGGCGGCGGGATGAGCGGCCACATCAAGCTGGCCGGTTCCCGGTTCTTCGACTGGATCGCGGCCGGCAAGCGCGTCTACACCGATCTGTCCTGGGCCATCGGCTTCGCACCCTACTGGCTGGCCCGGGAGATCGAGCGGCGCGGCCTCGGCCACGACCGCGTGCTGTTCGCCAGCGACCAGCCGTGGGGCGACTTCGCGGGCGAGCACGCCCGGATGCACGCCGCGGCCGGGGACGGCGAGCTGGGCGCGCTCGTCTTCCACGACACCTTCGCCTCCCTCTACGACTGA
- a CDS encoding MSMEG_0569 family flavin-dependent oxidoreductase, which translates to MESVAEISTPRIAGAHYPVAVVGGGQAGLSVSHCLSRRGIEHVVVEAERVGHEWRERRWDSFCLVTPNWQCDLPGFPYRGPDPDGFMVREEIVRYLEDYAASFGPPLAEGVRVTRLRRAASGTFELVTTAGDLTADQVVVATGPYHAASVPRLAERLPAGITQIHSSRYRRPARLPRGAVLVIGTGQSGCQIAEDLHLAGRQVHLAVGSAPRVARFYRGRDCVAWLHDMGHYAKSIDEFDDADAVRLRANHYVTGRDGGRDIDLRAFARDGMRLYGRLTGATGTTLEFAGDLKDNLDRADAVAEGIKDAIDAYIATRGVDAPAEPRYVPVWEPGEPVRALDLAAAGITSVVWATGFTRDHRWIEIPAFDGRGYPMHWRGVTSCPGLYFLGLPWQHTWGSGRFEAVGRDAEFLAGHIEASRRLADVCGALTGTPAELSPALPVG; encoded by the coding sequence ATGGAATCGGTGGCGGAAATCAGCACACCGCGGATCGCCGGGGCGCACTATCCCGTCGCGGTCGTCGGAGGCGGCCAGGCCGGGCTGTCGGTCAGCCACTGCCTGAGCCGGCGCGGCATCGAGCACGTCGTCGTCGAGGCGGAGCGAGTCGGCCACGAGTGGCGCGAGCGCCGCTGGGACTCCTTCTGCCTGGTGACCCCCAACTGGCAGTGCGACCTGCCGGGCTTCCCCTACCGCGGGCCCGACCCCGACGGTTTCATGGTCCGCGAGGAGATCGTCCGCTACCTGGAGGACTACGCCGCCTCCTTCGGGCCCCCGCTCGCCGAGGGCGTGCGCGTCACCCGCTTACGCAGGGCCGCGAGCGGGACGTTCGAACTCGTGACCACCGCCGGGGACCTCACCGCCGACCAGGTCGTGGTGGCCACCGGCCCCTACCACGCGGCGTCCGTCCCCCGGCTGGCCGAACGACTGCCCGCGGGGATCACGCAGATCCACTCCTCGCGGTACCGCCGTCCCGCGCGGCTTCCCCGGGGCGCGGTCCTCGTGATCGGCACCGGGCAGTCGGGCTGCCAGATCGCCGAGGATCTGCATCTGGCCGGGCGCCAGGTCCACCTCGCCGTCGGGAGCGCGCCCCGGGTCGCCCGTTTCTACCGGGGCAGGGACTGCGTGGCGTGGCTGCACGACATGGGCCACTACGCCAAAAGCATCGACGAGTTCGACGACGCGGACGCCGTACGCCTGCGGGCCAACCACTACGTCACCGGGCGCGATGGCGGGCGCGACATCGACCTGCGGGCCTTCGCCCGCGACGGGATGCGCCTGTACGGCCGGCTGACCGGCGCGACCGGCACGACGCTGGAGTTCGCGGGCGACCTCAAGGACAACCTCGACCGGGCCGACGCCGTGGCCGAGGGGATCAAGGACGCCATCGACGCGTACATCGCCACGCGCGGCGTCGACGCCCCCGCCGAGCCCCGCTACGTGCCGGTCTGGGAACCGGGCGAGCCGGTACGCGCCCTCGACCTGGCGGCGGCCGGGATCACCTCGGTCGTCTGGGCGACCGGGTTCACCCGCGACCACCGCTGGATCGAGATCCCCGCCTTCGACGGCCGGGGCTATCCGATGCACTGGCGCGGCGTCACGAGCTGTCCCGGGCTCTACTTCCTCGGGCTGCCCTGGCAGCACACCTGGGGCTCCGGCCGGTTCGAGGCGGTGGGCCGGGACGCCGAGTTCCTGGCCGGCCACATCGAGGCATCCCGGCGGCTCGCCGACGTCTGCGGCGCGCTGACCGGCACGCCCGCCGAACTGTCCCCCGCACTCCCGGTCGGGTGA
- a CDS encoding TetR/AcrR family transcriptional regulator, with amino-acid sequence MAEASADRGRTTRQRLLAAAAALIAEVGWGGVSTRMVAERAGVAPGVVHYHFASLTDLLIAASTGAARGMLEELTGRLTEQPGPEAGVEWLLGELSRYTGTDPASLLIVEMYLAAARLPDLREQLQEIVAVSRARIAAWLRGRGHAGDAEAAAAVLVAAVDGLMLHRGLDPALDLTALAGPLRAMVRTGGHEKGSSA; translated from the coding sequence ATGGCGGAGGCGTCCGCGGACCGGGGCAGGACCACGCGGCAGCGGTTGCTCGCCGCGGCGGCGGCCCTGATCGCCGAGGTCGGCTGGGGTGGCGTCAGCACGCGGATGGTGGCCGAGCGGGCCGGCGTCGCCCCCGGGGTCGTGCACTATCACTTCGCGTCCCTGACCGACCTGCTGATCGCGGCCTCGACGGGCGCCGCGCGCGGGATGCTGGAGGAGCTGACCGGGCGGCTGACGGAGCAGCCCGGCCCCGAGGCCGGTGTCGAGTGGCTGCTGGGCGAGCTGTCGCGGTACACGGGAACCGATCCGGCCTCGCTGCTGATCGTGGAGATGTACCTCGCGGCCGCCCGGCTGCCCGATCTCCGGGAGCAGTTGCAGGAGATCGTCGCCGTCTCCCGCGCCCGCATCGCCGCCTGGCTGCGCGGCAGAGGACACGCGGGCGACGCCGAGGCGGCCGCCGCGGTCCTCGTCGCGGCGGTGGACGGCCTGATGCTCCACCGCGGCCTCGACCCCGCTCTCGACCTCACCGCTCTGGCCGGGCCGCTGCGGGCCATGGTGCGCACCGGCGGACACGAGAAGGGATCAAGCGCATGA
- a CDS encoding steroid 3-ketoacyl-CoA thiolase: protein MGTPVIVDAARTPFGRRGGWLSGLHAAELLGIAQRGALERLGLDPELVEQVIGGCVTQAGEQSGSVTRTAWLHAGLPEQTGVTTIDCQCGSAQQAVHLIAAQIAAGVIDAGMACGVEVMSRVPLMANIGEGVGRPRPDSWDRDMPAQYVAADRIARRRGFTRERLDAFGLRSQERAARAWAEGRFDGQIIPVTVPGEDGFATVTRDQGLRETSTEALARLKPILDGGLHTAGTASQISDGASAAVLMDEDRARELGLRPRARIVAQCLVGAETEFLLDGPVKAAEKLLARTGMKIEDIDLFEVNEAFASVPLSFAQVHGVDQDRLNVNGGAIAIGHPVGATGIRLIAAAIGELERRDQETAMVAICAGGALATGAIIQRV from the coding sequence ATGGGAACTCCGGTCATCGTCGATGCCGCGCGGACGCCGTTCGGGCGCCGGGGCGGGTGGCTCTCGGGGCTGCACGCGGCCGAGCTGCTCGGCATCGCGCAGCGCGGGGCACTGGAGCGCCTCGGCCTCGACCCCGAACTGGTCGAGCAGGTGATAGGCGGCTGCGTCACCCAGGCGGGGGAGCAGTCCGGCAGCGTCACCCGCACCGCCTGGCTGCACGCGGGCCTGCCGGAGCAGACCGGCGTGACCACGATCGACTGCCAGTGCGGCTCGGCCCAGCAGGCCGTGCACCTGATCGCCGCGCAGATCGCGGCCGGGGTGATCGACGCCGGCATGGCGTGCGGCGTCGAGGTGATGTCCCGGGTGCCGCTGATGGCCAACATCGGCGAGGGCGTCGGCAGGCCCCGGCCGGACTCGTGGGACCGCGACATGCCCGCGCAGTACGTCGCCGCCGACCGGATCGCCCGCCGCCGCGGCTTCACCCGCGAGCGGCTCGACGCCTTCGGGCTCCGCTCCCAGGAGCGGGCCGCGCGGGCGTGGGCCGAGGGCAGGTTCGACGGGCAGATCATCCCCGTGACCGTGCCGGGCGAGGACGGGTTCGCGACCGTCACCAGGGACCAGGGGCTGCGGGAGACGAGCACGGAGGCGCTGGCGAGGCTCAAGCCGATCCTGGACGGCGGCCTGCACACCGCCGGGACCGCGTCGCAGATCTCCGACGGCGCGAGCGCGGCCGTGCTGATGGACGAGGACCGGGCCCGCGAGCTGGGCCTGCGCCCGCGCGCCCGCATCGTGGCGCAGTGCCTGGTCGGCGCGGAGACCGAGTTCCTGCTCGACGGCCCGGTGAAGGCCGCAGAGAAGCTCCTCGCCCGCACCGGCATGAAGATCGAAGACATCGACCTGTTCGAGGTCAACGAGGCGTTCGCCTCGGTGCCCCTGTCGTTCGCGCAGGTCCACGGTGTCGACCAGGACCGGCTCAACGTGAACGGCGGCGCGATCGCGATCGGCCACCCCGTGGGCGCGACCGGCATCCGCCTGATCGCCGCCGCGATCGGCGAGCTGGAGCGGCGCGACCAGGAGACCGCCATGGTCGCCATCTGCGCCGGCGGCGCGCTGGCCACCGGCGCGATCATCCAGCGGGTCTGA
- a CDS encoding D-alanyl-D-alanine carboxypeptidase family protein encodes MTAFALVTGVASPVLAPPALASPGVVQHVSGHAYAPPRVHGRAVYLWDATTGQDLLDKNAGKRMPVASLTKIMTAYIVLREANLDDEVKVKREDLEYAWNNDGTTADLEPGDTLPVGDLLYALMLPSGADAAHALARAYGPGVPGFVDKMNATARELGLNDTLYVNADGLPTSRGDGYSTARDQARLAEIALRNPVFTEITSTRHHATEDGRYDWYNTNHMLGLPGAIGVKTGSTNAAGFCLAFAADRGGRRLIGIILGENVASRRWDTAERLLDWASESWASESWASESDR; translated from the coding sequence ATGACCGCCTTTGCCCTGGTCACGGGGGTGGCGTCACCGGTTCTCGCCCCTCCCGCCCTGGCCTCTCCCGGCGTGGTGCAGCACGTTTCCGGGCACGCGTACGCGCCGCCGCGCGTGCACGGGCGGGCCGTCTATCTGTGGGACGCCACGACCGGGCAGGACCTCCTGGACAAGAACGCCGGCAAGCGCATGCCGGTCGCGAGCCTGACCAAGATCATGACCGCGTACATCGTGCTGCGGGAGGCGAACCTCGACGACGAGGTCAAGGTCAAGCGCGAGGACCTCGAGTACGCCTGGAACAACGACGGCACGACGGCCGACCTCGAACCCGGCGACACCCTGCCGGTCGGCGACCTGCTGTACGCGTTGATGCTCCCCTCCGGCGCGGACGCCGCGCACGCCCTGGCCCGCGCGTACGGCCCCGGGGTGCCCGGCTTCGTGGACAAGATGAACGCCACCGCGCGCGAACTCGGCCTCAACGACACCCTCTACGTCAACGCCGACGGGCTGCCGACCTCACGCGGCGACGGCTACTCCACCGCCCGCGACCAGGCGAGGCTCGCGGAGATCGCACTCCGGAACCCCGTGTTCACCGAGATCACCTCGACGCGCCACCACGCGACCGAGGACGGCCGGTACGACTGGTACAACACCAACCACATGCTCGGCCTGCCGGGCGCCATCGGTGTGAAGACCGGATCCACGAACGCCGCCGGGTTCTGCCTGGCCTTCGCGGCCGACCGGGGAGGCCGCCGGCTGATCGGGATCATCCTCGGCGAGAACGTCGCGAGCCGCCGCTGGGACACCGCGGAGAGGCTGCTCGACTGGGCATCCGAGTCCTGGGCATCCGAGTCCTGGGCATCCGAGTCCGACCGCTGA
- a CDS encoding FAD-dependent monooxygenase, translated as MRAIICGAGIAGTALAWHLERAGWDVELAERAPAFREGGYMIDFYGPGLEAAGRMGLRPRLEEVRHPVHEIGYVDGAGRQTSRLAVEAGYADVVSLLRGDLARVLAEQVRAPVRYGTTVAAVGQGDEGVRVELTDGSRHEVDLLVGADGVHSRVRELVFGPEDRFIRYLGHHVAAYVVEDEELSRRVGARYRMLTVPGLMAGAYAVGGDRLALLFLRREPDPAVPADPAGSLRRHFGGLGWILPEVLDRCPQPPELYYDQVTQVEAPHWSSGRVVLLGDACQAVSLFAGHGASLAIAAAWVLAGELRAASSGDLSPALDRYAERMRPVVADVQSFGRRFLPWMAPSSRLRITARDWLLRLASLPGADRLFLNSLSPGGHRLIT; from the coding sequence ATGAGAGCGATCATCTGCGGTGCCGGGATAGCCGGGACCGCCCTGGCATGGCACCTGGAACGCGCGGGCTGGGACGTCGAACTGGCCGAGCGCGCCCCGGCGTTCCGCGAGGGCGGATACATGATCGACTTCTACGGCCCCGGACTCGAGGCGGCCGGCCGGATGGGCCTGCGCCCCCGGCTGGAGGAGGTCCGCCACCCGGTGCACGAGATCGGCTACGTCGACGGTGCCGGGCGCCAGACCAGCCGCCTCGCCGTCGAGGCGGGGTACGCCGACGTGGTCAGCCTGCTGCGGGGCGACCTCGCCCGCGTGCTCGCCGAGCAGGTGCGCGCGCCGGTCCGGTACGGCACGACGGTCGCGGCCGTCGGCCAGGGTGACGAAGGCGTCCGCGTCGAGCTCACCGACGGCAGCCGCCACGAGGTGGACCTGCTGGTCGGCGCCGACGGCGTGCACTCACGGGTCAGGGAGCTGGTCTTCGGTCCCGAGGACCGCTTCATCCGCTACCTCGGCCATCACGTGGCCGCGTACGTGGTCGAGGACGAGGAGCTCAGCCGGCGGGTGGGCGCGCGCTACCGGATGCTGACCGTGCCGGGTCTCATGGCCGGAGCCTACGCGGTGGGCGGGGACCGGCTCGCCCTGCTGTTCCTGCGCCGCGAGCCCGATCCCGCCGTCCCCGCCGACCCGGCCGGCTCGCTGCGCCGCCACTTCGGCGGCCTCGGCTGGATCCTGCCCGAGGTGCTGGACAGATGCCCGCAGCCGCCCGAGCTCTACTACGACCAGGTGACGCAGGTCGAGGCCCCACACTGGAGCAGCGGCCGGGTGGTCCTGCTCGGCGACGCCTGTCAGGCGGTCTCCCTGTTCGCCGGGCACGGCGCGTCCCTCGCGATCGCCGCGGCATGGGTGCTCGCCGGCGAGCTCCGCGCGGCCTCCTCGGGCGACCTGTCCCCCGCCCTCGACCGGTACGCCGAACGCATGCGGCCGGTCGTCGCCGACGTCCAGTCGTTCGGCCGGCGGTTCCTCCCCTGGATGGCGCCGTCCAGCCGCCTGCGCATCACGGCCCGCGACTGGCTGCTGCGGCTGGCCTCCCTCCCCGGAGCCGACCGGCTGTTCCTGAACTCCCTGAGCCCCGGCGGCCACCGCCTCATCACCTGA
- a CDS encoding SMI1/KNR4 family protein yields the protein MTEDELVEAIRAIPGLLPPASPEAVDEVEQFIGHPLPPLLRRLYLEAANGGFGPRDGVLGVAGSEYEHHAEAADILSFNRDSCDEFPGMLWLFDWGCGIWSVMDSRDPAGPMWLWDPNIGDSDEPLFAPQNMTLAEWLTESLNGNLEDAFQTSGLFSVAERRASFDVCPGELAYTPPECLTDDEIIAAVSTLPCLPPPASSAAVIEAEGAMGLSLPPLLRRLYLEVANGGVGPGGGILGMPPPDAYQGTGIVFHYEVWTAGRNPRVPPGFAWLCYWGTAIWSLVDCRDPAGPMWIWDPMGPHPRPDQADTGLDRSALTPQNMTLAEWLTEWLRGSFATDFRPSTLRAVAACRGRPVRPAG from the coding sequence ATGACTGAGGACGAGCTCGTCGAGGCCATCCGCGCGATCCCCGGTCTTCTCCCTCCCGCATCGCCCGAGGCGGTCGACGAGGTGGAACAGTTCATCGGGCACCCGCTGCCTCCGTTGCTCCGCCGTCTGTATCTCGAAGCCGCGAATGGCGGCTTCGGCCCGCGCGACGGGGTGCTGGGGGTGGCCGGGAGCGAATACGAGCACCATGCCGAAGCGGCCGACATCCTCTCCTTCAATCGGGATTCATGTGACGAGTTCCCCGGCATGCTCTGGTTGTTCGACTGGGGGTGCGGGATCTGGTCCGTCATGGATTCGCGGGATCCGGCCGGGCCGATGTGGTTATGGGATCCGAACATCGGTGACTCCGATGAACCCCTGTTCGCTCCTCAGAACATGACCCTGGCCGAATGGCTCACGGAGTCACTCAACGGCAACCTCGAGGACGCGTTTCAGACATCGGGTCTCTTTTCCGTCGCGGAACGCCGGGCATCGTTCGACGTGTGTCCCGGCGAGCTGGCATACACCCCACCCGAGTGCCTGACGGACGACGAGATCATCGCGGCCGTGTCCACGCTGCCCTGCCTGCCCCCGCCCGCGTCCTCGGCGGCGGTCATCGAGGCGGAAGGGGCGATGGGGCTCTCCCTGCCTCCGTTGCTCCGCCGGCTGTACCTGGAGGTGGCCAATGGAGGCGTGGGCCCGGGCGGGGGCATTCTGGGGATGCCCCCGCCGGATGCTTATCAAGGGACCGGGATCGTTTTCCACTATGAGGTATGGACCGCCGGGCGGAATCCTCGCGTCCCTCCCGGCTTCGCCTGGCTGTGCTATTGGGGGACCGCGATCTGGTCGCTCGTGGATTGCCGCGATCCCGCGGGCCCGATGTGGATATGGGACCCGATGGGTCCTCATCCGCGGCCGGATCAGGCGGATACCGGACTGGACCGCTCCGCGCTGACGCCACAGAACATGACTCTCGCCGAATGGCTGACCGAATGGCTGAGGGGATCGTTCGCGACGGATTTCCGGCCTTCCACTCTGCGTGCCGTGGCGGCATGCCGGGGGCGCCCGGTCAGACCCGCTGGATGA
- a CDS encoding DMT family transporter, with amino-acid sequence MTDHDAEGTGAVIVTVVLGLAAAAFLGLGWVAQQHVAYTEPLGEMLHVRLLFDLARKPIWLAGIAAMVGGQVLGGLALRGADVASVEPLLATNLIFALASAALIYQERLGAAEWVGAVLVSGGVAVFLLAGRPHGGGMPASDTMLWAAVLIVAGVGAGMVAVALRMPLQAKAMLLAGAAGALYGLQDALTRGSLLTLARGPAALFTSWQPYLLPVIAATGILLNQSAFDAAPLRISLPATTATEPIIGIVLGVAIFGERLHVDPPALAGAVGGLVALVAGIVILGRSPFLAKSEQGQNAPPARR; translated from the coding sequence GTGACCGATCATGATGCCGAGGGCACCGGCGCCGTGATCGTCACGGTGGTTCTCGGCCTCGCGGCCGCGGCGTTCCTCGGGCTGGGCTGGGTCGCACAGCAGCACGTCGCCTACACCGAGCCGCTGGGCGAGATGCTGCACGTCCGGCTGCTGTTCGACCTGGCGCGCAAGCCGATCTGGCTCGCCGGGATCGCCGCGATGGTCGGCGGGCAGGTGCTCGGCGGGCTGGCCCTGCGGGGCGCCGACGTGGCCTCCGTGGAGCCGCTCCTGGCGACCAACCTCATCTTCGCCCTCGCCTCGGCGGCCCTGATCTACCAGGAGCGCCTGGGGGCCGCGGAGTGGGTGGGGGCGGTGCTGGTCAGCGGCGGCGTCGCCGTCTTCCTCCTGGCCGGGCGTCCCCATGGCGGCGGGATGCCGGCGTCGGACACCATGCTCTGGGCCGCGGTGCTCATCGTGGCGGGCGTGGGTGCGGGCATGGTCGCGGTGGCGCTGCGGATGCCGCTGCAGGCCAAGGCGATGCTGCTCGCCGGGGCGGCGGGGGCGTTGTACGGCCTTCAGGACGCGCTGACCCGCGGGTCCCTGCTGACCCTGGCGCGGGGACCGGCCGCGCTGTTCACCTCCTGGCAGCCCTACCTGCTGCCCGTGATCGCCGCGACCGGCATCCTGCTGAACCAGAGCGCCTTCGACGCCGCGCCGCTGCGGATCTCGCTGCCCGCCACCACCGCGACCGAGCCGATCATCGGCATCGTCCTGGGAGTGGCGATCTTCGGCGAGCGGCTGCACGTCGATCCGCCGGCCCTCGCGGGCGCGGTCGGCGGTCTGGTGGCGCTCGTGGCGGGCATCGTCATCCTCGGCCGCTCGCCGTTCCTGGCGAAGTCGGAGCAGGGGCAGAACGCCCCTCCCGCCAGGAGGTGA
- a CDS encoding M28 family metallopeptidase: protein MRASLGMRAVVATAASALVLPLLPAAPANADPDPARIAQTVVASAVKKHLRKLQDIANANGGTRAAGTPGFVASRDYVAGALKKAGYTVTLQEFDFPFFKENSTAVLQRTAPSAKTYAATPPDGSTVGDFATMTYSGSGDVTAAVRGVDLVLPPGAEANTSTSGCEAADFAGFPAGAVALVQRGTCTFQVKAENAQAAGASAVIIMNEGQAGRTATLQGTLGEPTVHVPVVGVSFAVGEELSAAGTSVRVKTDTTSEIRKTHNVIADSRWGDPNKVVQLGAHLDSVLAGPGINDNGSGSAAILEVATTLGKIPTRNKLRFSFWSAEELGLLGSEHYVASLSPADLAKIRVYLNFDMIGSPNYALKIYDGDDSDATGAGPGPAGSDEIEKLFEKYFDTIRQSHNGTDFDGRSDYGPFIAAGIPSGGLFTGAEGVKTPQEQTLFGGTAGEAYDPCYHQACDTIANVNDKALALNTGAIATAAVVYAFSRDLPGPDSRTTAAAARTAAAPAAHAGGAHGVPAQ from the coding sequence ATGCGCGCCTCGCTCGGCATGCGGGCCGTCGTCGCCACCGCGGCGTCCGCCCTCGTGCTTCCCCTCCTGCCGGCCGCGCCGGCCAACGCCGACCCCGATCCGGCGCGAATCGCGCAGACCGTGGTCGCGTCCGCGGTGAAGAAGCACCTGCGCAAGCTGCAGGACATCGCGAACGCCAACGGCGGCACCCGCGCCGCCGGCACTCCCGGCTTCGTCGCCTCCCGCGACTACGTCGCCGGTGCGCTGAAGAAGGCCGGCTACACGGTGACCCTGCAGGAGTTCGACTTCCCGTTCTTCAAGGAGAACTCCACCGCGGTCCTGCAGCGGACCGCGCCCTCCGCCAAGACGTACGCGGCCACCCCGCCGGACGGCAGCACCGTCGGCGACTTCGCCACGATGACCTACTCCGGGTCGGGCGACGTGACGGCGGCCGTCCGGGGCGTCGACCTCGTGCTGCCGCCGGGAGCGGAGGCCAACACGTCGACCTCCGGCTGCGAGGCCGCCGACTTCGCCGGCTTCCCCGCCGGCGCGGTCGCGCTGGTGCAGCGCGGCACCTGCACCTTCCAGGTCAAGGCGGAGAACGCGCAGGCCGCCGGCGCCTCGGCCGTGATCATCATGAACGAGGGCCAGGCCGGCCGCACCGCCACCCTGCAGGGCACTTTGGGCGAGCCCACCGTGCACGTCCCCGTCGTGGGCGTGAGCTTCGCGGTCGGCGAGGAGCTGTCCGCGGCGGGCACGTCCGTGCGGGTGAAGACCGACACCACGAGCGAGATCCGCAAGACCCACAACGTGATCGCCGACTCCCGGTGGGGAGATCCGAACAAGGTGGTGCAGCTCGGGGCGCACCTGGACAGCGTGCTGGCGGGTCCCGGCATCAACGACAACGGCTCCGGCAGCGCCGCGATCCTTGAGGTCGCCACCACGCTCGGCAAGATCCCGACCAGGAACAAGCTGCGTTTCTCCTTCTGGAGCGCGGAGGAGCTGGGCCTGCTCGGCTCCGAGCACTACGTCGCGAGCCTGTCCCCCGCCGACCTGGCGAAGATCAGGGTGTACCTGAACTTCGACATGATCGGCTCCCCGAACTACGCCCTGAAGATCTACGACGGCGACGACTCCGACGCCACCGGCGCCGGCCCCGGTCCCGCGGGCTCCGACGAGATCGAGAAGCTCTTCGAGAAGTACTTCGACACGATCCGTCAGAGCCACAACGGCACCGACTTCGACGGCCGGTCGGACTACGGTCCCTTCATCGCGGCGGGCATCCCGTCCGGCGGCCTGTTCACCGGCGCGGAGGGCGTCAAGACGCCGCAGGAGCAGACGTTGTTCGGCGGCACCGCCGGCGAGGCGTACGACCCCTGCTACCACCAGGCCTGCGACACCATCGCCAACGTCAACGACAAGGCGCTCGCCCTGAACACCGGCGCGATCGCCACCGCCGCCGTGGTCTACGCCTTCAGCCGGGACCTGCCCGGCCCGGACAGCCGCACCACCGCGGCGGCCGCGCGCACCGCCGCCGCCCCGGCGGCCCACGCCGGTGGAGCGCACGGCGTGCCCGCCCAGTGA
- a CDS encoding lytic polysaccharide monooxygenase auxiliary activity family 9 protein, whose product MHAHSHSRIRRWALRLTALLTASITCLVTWAGVASAHGSIVDPASRNYGCWQRWGSDFQNPSMAQQDPMCWQAWQADTTAMWNWNGLYRMNLGGNFQTSIPNGQLCSGGHAENGRYNAMDVPGAWKATDVRNNFTIKLWDQAGHGADYLLVYVTRQGFDPTRQAVGWNDLQLLTKTGRYAPGQYYSVNLSTSGRSGRAVVYTIWQASHMDQTFFFCSDVNFTG is encoded by the coding sequence GTGCACGCGCATTCACATTCCCGGATCCGCCGCTGGGCCCTGCGCCTCACGGCCCTGCTGACCGCGTCGATCACCTGCCTGGTCACCTGGGCGGGCGTGGCCTCCGCCCACGGGTCGATCGTGGACCCGGCCTCCCGCAACTACGGCTGCTGGCAGCGCTGGGGCAGCGACTTCCAGAACCCGTCCATGGCCCAGCAGGACCCGATGTGCTGGCAGGCGTGGCAGGCCGACACCACCGCCATGTGGAACTGGAACGGCCTCTACCGCATGAACCTCGGCGGCAACTTCCAGACCTCGATCCCGAACGGCCAGCTGTGCAGCGGCGGCCACGCGGAGAACGGCCGGTACAACGCCATGGACGTCCCCGGCGCGTGGAAGGCGACGGACGTCCGCAACAACTTCACGATCAAGCTGTGGGACCAGGCCGGGCACGGCGCCGACTACCTGCTCGTCTACGTCACCAGGCAGGGCTTCGACCCGACCCGCCAGGCGGTCGGCTGGAACGACCTTCAGCTGCTCACTAAGACCGGCAGGTACGCCCCCGGGCAGTACTACTCGGTCAACCTCAGCACCTCCGGCCGCAGCGGCCGGGCCGTGGTCTACACGATCTGGCAGGCCTCCCACATGGACCAGACGTTCTTCTTCTGCAGCGACGTGAACTTCACGGGCTGA